A single region of the Lacerta agilis isolate rLacAgi1 chromosome 9, rLacAgi1.pri, whole genome shotgun sequence genome encodes:
- the LOC117052667 gene encoding cytochrome P450 4V2-like, whose protein sequence is MLTPTFHFTILEDFLEVMNEQANILVQKLEKHVDKEPFDCTLYITLCALDVICETAMGKNIGAQHNKDSEYVRAVYRMSVLIQQRQKSPWLWPDLLYPMFQEGREHYRSLKILHSFTDNVIAEKAQELKNQEQHRSNAVSNSEQSRHKVRRAFLDMLLNATDDDGKKLGYLDIREEVDTFMFEGHDTTAAAMKWCIYLLASHPEAQRKVHNELDEVFGDSDRNITMDDLKQLRYLDCAIKEALRLFPSVPFFGRTLSEECYIRGFRIPKGTDVIIGSFALHRDHVAFPEPEEFRPERFFTENAAGRHPYAYVPFSAGPRNCIGQRFAKMEEMAILATILRHFFIESTQLRDQLFPVGELILRPNKGIWIQLKRRSTSCS, encoded by the exons ATGTTAACACCCACCTTCCATTTCACCATCTTAGAAGATTTCCTCGAAGTGATGAATGAACAAGCCAATATCCTTGTTCAGAAACTTGAAAAGCATGTGGACAAGGAGCCGTTTGATTGCACTTTATACATTACTCTGTGTGCCCTTGATGTAATTTGTG AAACAGCTATGGGCAAGAACATAGGAGCACAACACAATAAGGATTCAGAATATGTCCGAGCTGTCTACAG GATGAGTGTTCTGATTCAACAAAGGCAGAAGTCTCCCTGGCTCTGGCCTGACCTTCTGTACCCCATGTTCCAAGAGGGAAGAGAACATTACAGGAGTCTGAAGATACTCCACAGCTTTACTGATAAT GTCATTGCAGAAAAAGCTCAAGAACTAAAAAACCAGGAGCAGCATAGAAGCAATGCTGTCAGCAACAGTGAACAAAGCAGGCACAAAGTCAGGAGAGCTTTTCTcgatatgcttctgaatgccacagaTGATGATGGGAAGAAGTTGGGTTACCTGGACATCCGAGAGGAAGTGGATACATTCATGTTTGAG ggcCATGATACTACCGCTGCTGCCATGAAGTGGTGTATTTACTTGCTTGCAAGTCATCCAGAAGCCCAAAGAAAAGTTCACAATGAACTAGATGAGGTTTTTg GGGACTCGGATCGTAACATCACAATGGACGATTTGAAGCAACTACGGTATCTGGATTGTGCTATTAAAGAAGCTCTTCGCCTTTTCCCTTCTGTTCCATTTTTTGGCCGTACACTGAGTGAGGAATGTTATATTA GAGGATTCAGGATACCAAAAGGAACCGATGTCATAATTGGGTCTTTCGCGCTGCACAGAGACCATGTTGCCTTCCCAGAACCTGAGGAATTCAGACCTGAGCGATTTTTCACTGAGAACGCAGCTGGGCGGCACCCATATGCATACGTGCCTTTCTCTGCTGGGCCAAGAAACTGTATAG GTCAGCGCTTTGCAAAGATGGAAGAAATGGCGATTCTAGCTACCATCCTGCGGCACTTCTTTATTGAAAGTACACAGCTACGTGATCAACTCTTCCCTGTAGGAGAACTGATTCTTCGTCCAAATAAGGGCATCTGGATTCAGTTGAAAAGGAGATCAACTTCCTGCTCTTAA
- the LOC117052666 gene encoding cytochrome P450 4V2-like, with amino-acid sequence MVLWAMAPEGAPLFSWALALFALLATLLAVLVARLLLDQYWKYTELKPIPGFSPWYPLLGNALLFEREGEAFFQQMMHYFEDFRNISLLQLWVGPLPYVILYHPETIEVVLSSSKHITKSHPYKFLHPWLGTGLLTSTGGKWRSRRKMLTPTFHFTILEDFLEVMNEQANILVQKLEKHVDREPFDCFFYITLCALDVICETAMGKSIGAQHNKDSEYVRAVYRMSVLIQERQKSPWLWPDLLYHMSRDGREHYRNLKILHSFTDNVIAEKAQELKIQEQHRSNAVSNGQQHRRKVRRAFLDMLLNAADDDGKKLSYLDIREEVDTFMFEGHDTTAAAMNWCIYLLARHPEAQRKVHYELDGVFGDSDRNITMDDLKQLRYLDCAIKEALRLFPSVPFFARTLLEECYIRGFRIPKGVDAFIVPYVLHRDPDVFPEPEEFRPERFFPENTAGRHPYAYVPFSAGPRNCIGQRFAQMEEKTILATILRRFCVESTQQRDQLGPVGELILRPNKGIWIQVKRRSSSGS; translated from the exons ATGGTCCTTTGGGCAATGGCTCCGGAGGGCGCGCCACTCTTCTCCTGGGCGCTCGCCCTGTTCGCTCTGCTCGCCACGCTGCTGGCCGTCTTGGTCGCCCGCTTGCTGCTCGACCAGTACTGGAAATACACGGAGCTGAAGCCCATCCCGGGGTTCAGTCCCTGGTACCCGCTGCTGGGCAACGCGCTGCTCTTTGAACGCGAAGGGGAAG CCTTCTTTCAGCAGATGATGCATTACTTTGAAGACTTTCGGAATATCTCACTGCTACAGCTTTGGGTAGGACCACTGCCCTATGTCATCTTATATCATCCAGAAACTATAGAG GTTGTTTTGAGTAGCTCTAAGCATATTACAAAATCCCATCCTTACAAGTTTCTGCATCCTTGGCTGGGCACAGGACTTCTAACGAG CACTGGAGGCAAATGGCGGTCCCGAAGAAAAATGTTAACACCCACCTTCCATTTCACCATTTTAGAAGATTTCCTTGAAGTGATGAATGAACAAGCCAATATCCTTGTTCAGAAACTTGAAAAGCATGTGGACAGGGAGCCATTTGATTGCTTTTTCTACATCACATTGTGTGCCCTGGATGTAATCTGTG AAACAGCTATGGGCAAGAGCATAGGAGCACAACACAATAAGGATTCTGAGTATGTCAGAGCTGTTTACCG GATGAGTGTTCTGATTCAAGAAAGACAGAAGTCTCCTTGGCTCTGGCCTGATCTTCTGTATCATATGTCCAGAGATGGAAGAGAACATTACAGGAACCTGAAGATACTTCACAGCTTTACTGATAAT GTCATTGCAGAAAAAGCTCAAGAACTAAAAATCCAGGAGCAGCATAGAAGCAATGCTGTCAGCAATGGTCAGCAACACAGGCGCAAAGTCAGGAGAGCTTTTCTcgatatgcttctgaatgccgcgGATGACGATGGGAAGAAATTGAGTTACCTGGACATCCGAGAGGAAGTGGATACATTCATGTTTGAG GGTCATGATACCACCGCTGCTGCAATGAACTGGTGTATTTACTTGCTTGCTCGTCATCCAGAAGCCCAAAGAAAAGTTCACTATGAACTGGATGGTGTTTTTG GGGACTCGGATCGTAACATCACAATGGACGATTTGAAGCAACTACGGTATCTGGATTGTGCTATTAAAGAAGCTCTTCGCCTTTTCCCTTCTGTTCCATTTTTTGCCCGTACACTGCTTGAGGAATGTTATATTA GAGGATTTCGGATACCAAAAGGGGTTGATGCCTTCATTGTGCCCTATGTACTGCATAGAGACCCTGATGTCTTCCCGGAGCCTGAGGAATTCAGACCTGAGCGATTTTTCCCTGAGAACACAGCTGGGAGGCACCCTTATGCATATGTGCCATTTTCTGCTGGGCCCAGGAACTGTATTG GTCAGCGCTTTGCACAGATGGAAGAAAAGACTATTTTAGCCACCATTCTACGGCGCTTCTGTGTTGAAAGCACACAGCAACGTGATCAACTCGGCCCTGTAGGAGAACTGATTCTTCGTCCAAATAAGGGCATCTGGATTCAGGTGAAAAGGAGATCATCATCTGGCTCTTAA